GTAGCTGATCGCTTTCAGGTGGATCATGTGATGAAAGGAATTCCACATGATGAAAAAAACTTAATTGTTAAGACTGCACTAACAGTTTATCCAGGTTTACAACCGCTTCATTTACGCGTCAAAAGCAATATTCCGTTGGCTCATGGTTTAGGCAGCAGTTCAAGTGCTATTGCTGCCGGAATTGAATTGGCTAATCAAATTGGTAAGCTGGGACTATCAGATGAAGAAAAGGTTCAATTAGGAGCTAAAATCGAGGGACATCCTGATAATATTGCACCGACTATTTTGGGCGGCTTGGTTGTTGGTGCTGAAGTTAACCATCATTTTGATGCAGTTGAAGCACCACTTCCTCCATATGCGTTGGTGGCTTATGTACCCGATTATAATTTGGAAACTAAGACAGCTAGAGCAGTTTTGCCTAAAGAATTGGCTTTTGGCGTAGCTACGCATGGCTCAGCAGTTGCTAATACTTTAATTGCTAGTTTGTTTGCTCAAGACTACCCTAAAGCAGGAGAATTAATGGAACAAGATGTATTCCATGAAGTTTACCGAGAAAAACTAGTGCCAGAACTTGTAAAAGTGCGGGAGGTAGCTCATTCAAAACATGCCTTGGCAACTTATTTGAGCGGCGCAGGTTCAACTATTATGACGTGGATTGAAGATAAACATGTAGCTGGATTTTTGTCGGGCTTACGTAAACATGATTTAAAAGATGAGACATTGATCTTACATCCTGATGAACAAGGTGTCCAAGTTATCCAATAAAAAAGACTGACCAAACGGTCAGTTTTTTAGTCATCAAAGGTTGCGGCAAAACTATCACCATCAACTAGCATTCTTTTAGCATTGACAGCATACCAATAAGGAATAACCTCAGTGCCATTTTCTTGCTCGAATTCGCAGTCGGCCATTTTTAAAATTTGATCTAAATTTTTAGCACTGACGTTAGGGTAGAGCTTCAGCAAAGCTTCTTGAGTAATGCCACTTTGCGTAAAGCCACTAGCGGGATAGTTGGCAGAAAAAATATCAGAAAAATCATCTAAGTCATATCTAGGCTTAAATTCTTCATCAAAGTATTTGATTTCGATGTTTTCAATTTCCATAAAGGCACCAAGCTGTTTTGCCATGTAAGGGAACTTATTAGCTAGTTGTTCAACAGTAAAACCATTGTTTGCTTTAGTTTGTGCATTGGGATGCAGTTTAAGCCAAGCTTCACGTATATTATGACTATCTTTTCTTGCAATAAGAAGGTCTTTGACTTTTTGAATAGCTGCATTGTGTCTGTTTACGGCTTTTTGCCAGTCTAATCGATTAGGATATAACTGTCTATAGCGGACAGACAAGGGATGATCGATTGCGTTGTAGATAAAATTCAGCTTGTCAGTGGTATAAGAAGTTAGTTCATCGTTACGCCACATTAATTCATAGTAAGAACTCATGAAAGACACCTTTCTATTTGGATAGACTAATTAATATTAACTGAATAGTATCATTTTTTGCCCCGATTAACAAAAGTGATAAAAATGTCTATTTAGATTGGTCAGAAGCAAAACTTTTGTTAAAATTAATGTGTTTACTATTAGTATTTGCTCAAAGGATTTGACAAACTATGGATCAACTTGATAAGTTCAACCGACGCTACAATTTTCTTTCAAAATTGTCAGCTGCCTTCTTTTATTCAATTGCGGTTGCAGTAGCCCTGAACTTTTTTTGGACGCCGGGGCATATGTACTCGTCAGGAATCACGGGTTTTGCGCAGTTAATTAATACTGTAAGTGAAAGATATCTACCGTTTACGTTATCAACATCAATGATGTACTTTCTTTTGAACTTCCCTCTATTTATATTGGCTTGGTTCAAGATAGGGCGTAAATTTACTTTCTTCACCATCGTTGCTG
This is a stretch of genomic DNA from Lactobacillus crispatus. It encodes these proteins:
- the thrB gene encoding homoserine kinase, whose product is MIIKAPASTANLGPGFDSLGMAVSLYLEVEVLSVADRFQVDHVMKGIPHDEKNLIVKTALTVYPGLQPLHLRVKSNIPLAHGLGSSSSAIAAGIELANQIGKLGLSDEEKVQLGAKIEGHPDNIAPTILGGLVVGAEVNHHFDAVEAPLPPYALVAYVPDYNLETKTARAVLPKELAFGVATHGSAVANTLIASLFAQDYPKAGELMEQDVFHEVYREKLVPELVKVREVAHSKHALATYLSGAGSTIMTWIEDKHVAGFLSGLRKHDLKDETLILHPDEQGVQVIQ